The following coding sequences are from one Leptolyngbya sp. NIES-3755 window:
- a CDS encoding TetR family transcriptional regulator (similar to AA sequence:cyanobase_aa:LBDG_44680) yields the protein MSTPRTTTRQRLIQAALELFTAHGVTDTTTKQIAELADVNEVTLFRHFGNKHGLLLAAIEEAAVFIELGQTLVQQADQSAGVDQALKEYATACLEALERVPEMVRSVVGEAGQYPAENRKALGRGLTQANRYVAQYFDQMIQRRQMQPNLSAETLASLLNGMLLGYAVIEFTSEFHELWQSREEFLSNLVTLFLQGAIQPSQPVPSEVEDLPADTVHLILQRAKKRGLQDYAIAYVLFGAGLNSSEIIQLTRSNYHATRHQQELHIPQGQIRPLNQWILGKRYGSYTKNPLTQWLKSRKDALSAMFLNSSGQPINESDLSQRWDSLTEDILNEHPPKIEQAYQTWCVELLMRGMSIADLQVLTRRDSAQLQPFVDRAREKAALEHAIRLDQPPRTKSNP from the coding sequence ATGTCTACTCCCCGCACTACAACCCGCCAAAGGCTGATTCAGGCAGCACTAGAGCTATTCACTGCCCACGGTGTGACCGACACCACGACCAAACAAATCGCTGAATTAGCAGACGTAAATGAAGTGACGCTGTTTCGGCATTTCGGAAATAAACACGGGCTATTACTCGCCGCGATCGAAGAAGCCGCCGTCTTTATCGAACTTGGTCAAACTCTTGTCCAGCAAGCGGATCAATCCGCCGGAGTCGATCAAGCGCTCAAGGAATATGCCACCGCTTGCCTAGAAGCACTCGAACGAGTCCCAGAAATGGTGCGATCGGTGGTTGGAGAAGCTGGACAATATCCTGCCGAGAACCGTAAAGCCCTCGGTCGCGGTCTCACCCAAGCGAATCGCTACGTCGCTCAATATTTCGACCAAATGATTCAGCGCCGCCAGATGCAGCCGAACCTTTCCGCTGAAACCCTCGCTAGTTTGCTGAATGGAATGCTGCTGGGGTACGCCGTGATTGAGTTCACCAGCGAATTTCACGAACTCTGGCAAAGTCGAGAAGAATTCTTATCCAACTTGGTCACGCTCTTTCTACAAGGTGCGATCCAGCCCTCGCAACCTGTCCCTTCAGAGGTTGAAGATCTTCCCGCTGATACCGTTCACCTGATTTTGCAACGTGCTAAGAAGCGAGGACTACAAGATTATGCGATCGCTTACGTCCTTTTCGGGGCTGGACTCAATTCGAGCGAGATCATTCAACTGACGCGATCGAACTACCATGCGACTCGGCATCAACAAGAGTTACACATTCCTCAAGGACAAATTCGCCCGCTGAATCAATGGATTTTAGGAAAACGCTACGGTTCATACACAAAGAATCCATTAACACAGTGGCTCAAGAGCCGAAAAGATGCGCTTTCTGCCATGTTTTTGAATTCAAGCGGTCAGCCGATCAACGAATCTGATTTATCTCAACGTTGGGATAGTTTGACCGAAGACATTCTGAACGAGCACCCTCCTAAAATTGAGCAAGCTTACCAAACTTGGTGCGTCGAACTCCTGATGCGGGGAATGTCGATCGCTGATTTACAAGTTCTGACCCGAAGAGACAGCGCACAATTGCAGCCATTTGTCGATCGAGCAAGAGAAAAAGCTGCTCTAGAACACGCAATCCGCCTAGATCAGCCTCCTCGAACTAAATCGAATCCCTAG
- a CDS encoding stearoyl-CoA 9-desaturase (similar to AA sequence:cyanobase_aa:LBDG_44670), whose product MTSNSVQVDSEKALKLEWTNVAFFGAFHLLALTAPWFFSWKALGVMIVLHWLFGSIGICLGYHRLLTHRSLQVPKVVEYALAVIGSLALQGGVIFWVAGHRMHHLHTEDVDNDPYSAKRGFWWSHMGWVLYPRDKFFNYESYRRFAPDLDRDPFYRWLDRTENYLMLQIPVAITLYLMGGWSFIIYGLVLRAVFLWHSTWFINSATHLFGYRTYEAEDNSRNLWWAALITYGEGWHNNHHAQPNVAKAGRKWWEIDVTWWAIQALKSVGLARRVVMPPN is encoded by the coding sequence ATGACTTCTAATTCTGTTCAAGTGGACTCCGAAAAAGCTCTCAAATTAGAGTGGACAAATGTTGCTTTTTTCGGAGCCTTTCACCTGTTAGCGCTGACTGCCCCCTGGTTTTTTTCCTGGAAAGCGCTGGGTGTGATGATTGTTCTGCACTGGTTGTTTGGTAGTATCGGGATTTGCTTGGGCTATCACAGACTACTGACTCACCGGAGTTTGCAGGTTCCTAAAGTGGTGGAGTATGCGCTGGCGGTGATTGGATCGCTGGCACTGCAAGGAGGAGTGATTTTTTGGGTCGCGGGACACCGGATGCACCATTTACACACGGAAGATGTGGATAATGATCCGTATTCGGCGAAGCGTGGATTCTGGTGGAGTCACATGGGCTGGGTGTTGTACCCACGCGACAAGTTTTTTAATTATGAATCTTATCGACGGTTTGCACCAGATTTGGATCGCGATCCGTTTTATCGTTGGCTTGATCGAACTGAGAATTATTTGATGCTGCAAATTCCGGTGGCGATCACACTTTATCTGATGGGTGGCTGGTCGTTCATTATTTATGGATTGGTACTAAGAGCGGTGTTCTTGTGGCATAGCACCTGGTTTATTAATTCTGCGACTCATCTGTTTGGTTATAGAACCTATGAGGCGGAAGATAATTCGCGGAACCTTTGGTGGGCGGCGTTAATCACCTATGGGGAAGGTTGGCACAACAATCACCATGCTCAACCGAATGTGGCGAAAGCAGGTCGGAAATGGTGGGAAATTGATGTGACGTGGTGGGCAATTCAGGCGTTGAAATCCGTTGGTTTAGCTCGTCGTGTGGTGATGCCACCGAATTGA
- a CDS encoding response regulator receiver protein (similar to AA sequence:cyanobase_aa:Cyan7425_1423), protein MATVLVVDDTLTDSEIITGTLRRSGFETVSVSSSEDAKTKLGDLKPDAIVLDIVLPGESGFEFCRSLKANPDTSDIPVVMCSTKDGEIDRFWGMKQGAASYITKPINPEELIRTVRLLVSS, encoded by the coding sequence ATGGCAACGGTTCTTGTAGTGGATGACACGCTTACCGATTCAGAAATTATTACTGGAACATTACGACGCAGCGGATTTGAAACCGTCTCAGTCTCTAGCAGCGAAGATGCGAAAACCAAACTCGGAGACCTCAAACCCGATGCGATCGTGCTAGACATCGTTCTTCCTGGCGAAAGCGGCTTTGAATTTTGTCGATCGCTCAAAGCAAATCCTGACACCAGCGATATTCCAGTCGTGATGTGTTCCACCAAAGATGGCGAAATCGATCGGTTTTGGGGCATGAAACAAGGCGCTGCTTCCTACATCACCAAACCCATCAATCCAGAAGAACTCATTCGTACTGTCCGACTCCTTGTTAGTTCATAA
- a CDS encoding penicillin-binding protein (similar to AA sequence:cyanobase_aa:LBDG_43020): protein MANSSFSSTNSWVSKARSQRSFRAVILFMLAAGLMSVCGFRLAYLQLVEGRHNRQLADQNRIRSISIVADRGNIVDRKGKAIVVNRLSRSVYLYPREQTKEQWQVSAQRISELLDIPKEDIIKKLEEVQYKSVSPVRILRGLDEKKYTALYEIGQIRGLEVQAESTRQYPYGSLAAHVLGYIGEATKEDLKANPEFPNGMLVGQMGIERIQDSILRGTWGNRLIEVDAGGKELKMLGVQQPIAGLPLQVTLDVKLQQAAEKALGNRRGAVVALDVKTGAVLVMASGPTFEPNIFTRKISQKTWDALQSQDHPFLNRTLQGYPPGSTFKIVTAMAAMKSGKFSATSMLPTFSAMNIGGTFFHEHGDASYGTIGFREALAVSSNTFFYQLGMSIGPEAISEWGGRFGVGTTSTMGLDGGSHGMIPTPKQKEQQFKEPWYVGDTVSTSIGQGMVQMTPLEMAVMVSTIANGGKRIKPHLLASQTYQPNMQPESLGFEPSALKVLQDGLVAVVQEGTARSLNDGSIPLTAGKTGTAEVQGQEDNSLYVGYGPANNPQIAIAVVVENGGYGATSAVPIAHEVYKAFFGVKPTPKSE, encoded by the coding sequence ATGGCGAACTCGTCTTTCTCATCTACCAATTCTTGGGTCAGTAAAGCGCGATCGCAGCGATCGTTCCGGGCTGTGATTTTGTTCATGCTTGCCGCTGGCTTGATGAGCGTCTGTGGATTCCGTCTCGCCTATCTCCAACTCGTCGAAGGCAGACATAATCGCCAACTCGCGGATCAGAACCGAATTCGATCAATTTCCATCGTCGCCGATCGCGGAAATATTGTCGATCGCAAAGGAAAAGCGATCGTCGTCAATCGATTATCTCGATCGGTCTATCTCTACCCGCGTGAGCAAACCAAAGAACAATGGCAAGTTTCAGCACAACGCATCAGTGAACTCTTAGACATTCCCAAAGAAGACATCATCAAAAAGCTGGAAGAAGTGCAATACAAATCAGTCTCTCCAGTGCGGATCTTACGAGGACTTGATGAGAAAAAATACACTGCACTCTATGAAATTGGACAAATTCGCGGTTTAGAAGTCCAAGCCGAATCCACCCGCCAATATCCCTACGGCAGTCTCGCAGCCCACGTTCTCGGCTACATCGGAGAAGCCACCAAAGAAGACCTCAAAGCCAATCCTGAATTTCCGAATGGAATGCTTGTCGGACAAATGGGAATCGAACGCATTCAAGACTCGATCCTGCGCGGCACTTGGGGCAATCGATTGATCGAAGTCGATGCGGGTGGCAAAGAGCTGAAAATGCTCGGTGTGCAGCAACCTATCGCAGGCTTACCCCTACAAGTAACACTCGATGTCAAACTGCAACAAGCCGCAGAAAAAGCGCTGGGCAATCGTCGAGGGGCAGTGGTCGCACTGGATGTTAAGACGGGAGCCGTTTTGGTAATGGCAAGCGGTCCCACGTTCGAGCCGAACATCTTCACGCGCAAAATCAGCCAGAAAACTTGGGATGCGCTCCAAAGTCAAGACCATCCTTTCCTCAATCGCACGTTACAAGGCTATCCGCCCGGTAGCACATTCAAAATCGTAACCGCAATGGCAGCGATGAAATCCGGTAAATTCTCTGCCACTTCGATGCTACCTACCTTCAGTGCCATGAATATCGGTGGAACGTTCTTCCACGAGCACGGTGATGCCAGCTACGGCACGATCGGCTTCCGGGAAGCCCTCGCGGTCAGTAGTAACACCTTCTTCTACCAGCTTGGCATGTCGATCGGTCCTGAAGCGATCTCTGAATGGGGAGGTCGTTTCGGAGTGGGTACAACTTCTACAATGGGTTTAGATGGGGGCAGTCATGGAATGATTCCCACCCCTAAACAGAAAGAGCAGCAATTTAAGGAGCCTTGGTACGTCGGGGATACGGTCAGTACATCAATCGGGCAAGGTATGGTCCAAATGACCCCGCTCGAAATGGCAGTCATGGTCTCGACGATCGCAAACGGCGGAAAACGTATCAAACCGCATCTCTTAGCGAGTCAAACCTACCAGCCAAACATGCAACCAGAGTCATTGGGTTTTGAACCTTCTGCGCTCAAGGTTTTACAAGACGGGCTAGTTGCCGTAGTCCAAGAAGGAACCGCCCGCAGTCTAAACGATGGCTCGATCCCGCTCACCGCTGGAAAAACAGGAACCGCAGAAGTTCAAGGACAAGAAGACAACTCGCTGTATGTCGGTTACGGTCCTGCCAACAATCCCCAAATTGCGATCGCAGTCGTAGTCGAGAACGGTGGATACGGCGCAACTTCAGCCGTTCCGATCGCTCACGAAGTCTACAAAGCCTTTTTCGGAGTCAAACCCACGCCAAAATCAGAATAA
- a CDS encoding CheW protein (similar to AA sequence:cyanobase_aa:PCC7424_2788) produces the protein MTTQPTSPSVRSQHFLRFALSPSTQTMLATDRITEILNLNPQQIIPLPDVFPEVVGVLNWRGEVLWLVDLSYLLGTEPLFHQLESGSYNALVVQHPQGMIGLVINQISQSFWCNPAEIQLLSATQRTTKLSQCLQGYWSTPEGETIWVLDSDAVVNVLHSRSQVTLKRSTN, from the coding sequence ATGACAACTCAGCCCACATCCCCCTCAGTTCGATCCCAACATTTTCTGAGATTTGCACTTTCCCCTAGCACTCAGACGATGCTGGCAACGGATCGAATTACTGAAATTCTCAACCTCAACCCGCAGCAGATTATCCCGCTTCCTGATGTTTTTCCAGAGGTCGTCGGGGTATTGAACTGGCGGGGTGAGGTTTTGTGGCTTGTGGACTTAAGCTATCTACTTGGGACAGAGCCACTCTTTCACCAGTTGGAATCAGGAAGTTACAACGCGCTAGTTGTGCAGCATCCACAGGGAATGATCGGATTAGTCATCAATCAGATTAGCCAGTCTTTCTGGTGCAACCCTGCGGAAATTCAACTGCTGTCAGCTACACAGCGCACGACAAAACTTTCTCAATGTTTGCAAGGATACTGGTCAACTCCAGAGGGCGAAACGATTTGGGTGCTTGATAGTGATGCAGTGGTCAACGTTCTGCACAGTCGAAGTCAGGTAACACTGAAACGTAGCACAAATTAG
- a CDS encoding DNA polymerase III subunit gamma/tau (similar to AA sequence:cyanobase_aa:LBDG_42990): MLTSASFNALLKTLEEPPEQVVFVLATTDPQRVLPTIISRCQRFDFRRIPIDDMTQHLKMIAEKEQIPIADDALYLIAQISQGGLRDAESLLDQLSLLSGDITTERVWDLVGAVPERDLMALIEAIAQNHPESVLDTTRRLMDRGREPLIVLQNLASFYRDLLIAKTAPDRGDLVALTSPTWTQLCEFAKGMSIETILSGQQRLKESEIQLKNSTQPRLWLEVTLMGLLTSAPPVEQPTRSVSPVIEQPPRSISRPVSKPVEAVTQTESVSSPIEEPKPVEEPIEESIQTEETDLDRLWQTIINNIQPFGTQALFKQHGNLVSCDGEAAQISFPQKLLPMAQSRSKSIVAALSKTFGKEIKFSLVAASVTGTNEERSTNLPTPTAEPSDPDPEPIRDRTPDPEPFPEEPTPEAYKRPDWDEDEVTRAARTLAEAFNGSLVDDEADIDTIEVSDLSSDIAPLEDTIEEDEEDDTDF; this comes from the coding sequence ATGCTGACTTCTGCCTCCTTCAATGCCCTTCTTAAAACTTTGGAAGAACCACCAGAGCAAGTTGTTTTCGTCCTAGCGACCACTGACCCACAAAGAGTATTACCGACAATCATCTCTCGTTGTCAGCGATTCGACTTCCGCCGGATTCCGATCGACGATATGACCCAACACCTAAAAATGATCGCCGAGAAAGAACAAATCCCGATCGCAGATGATGCCCTCTATCTCATCGCCCAAATTTCCCAAGGCGGACTTCGCGATGCCGAAAGTCTCCTCGATCAACTTAGTCTCTTATCTGGAGACATTACCACTGAGCGAGTTTGGGATTTAGTTGGTGCAGTTCCAGAACGAGATTTGATGGCATTAATTGAAGCGATCGCACAAAATCATCCCGAATCCGTTCTCGATACCACCCGCCGTTTAATGGATCGCGGACGAGAACCTTTGATTGTTCTGCAAAATCTAGCCAGTTTCTACCGCGATTTACTTATTGCAAAAACCGCTCCCGATCGAGGTGATTTAGTTGCACTCACATCTCCAACTTGGACACAGCTTTGTGAGTTTGCCAAAGGAATGTCGATCGAAACAATTCTCTCCGGTCAACAACGCCTAAAAGAAAGCGAAATTCAACTCAAAAACTCGACACAGCCCCGACTCTGGTTAGAAGTAACATTAATGGGACTGTTAACTTCTGCACCTCCAGTTGAGCAACCGACTCGATCGGTTTCACCTGTGATTGAGCAGCCGCCTCGATCGATTTCCCGTCCCGTTTCCAAACCCGTTGAAGCGGTCACTCAAACTGAATCCGTTAGCTCACCTATAGAAGAACCAAAACCTGTAGAGGAACCGATCGAGGAATCCATTCAAACTGAGGAAACAGACCTCGATCGCTTATGGCAGACAATCATCAATAATATTCAACCGTTTGGCACTCAAGCCCTGTTTAAACAACACGGTAACTTAGTTTCATGTGACGGTGAAGCAGCGCAAATCAGTTTTCCACAGAAGCTTCTACCGATGGCACAAAGTCGATCGAAAAGCATTGTCGCCGCACTGAGTAAAACCTTTGGAAAAGAAATCAAATTCAGCTTAGTTGCTGCCTCAGTCACCGGAACGAACGAGGAGCGCAGTACAAACCTCCCCACTCCAACGGCTGAACCTTCAGACCCCGACCCCGAACCGATTCGCGATCGCACTCCCGATCCCGAACCATTTCCTGAAGAACCCACTCCCGAAGCTTACAAGCGACCCGATTGGGATGAAGACGAAGTTACCCGCGCCGCCAGAACACTCGCTGAAGCTTTCAATGGCTCCTTAGTCGATGATGAAGCTGATATCGATACGATCGAGGTTTCCGACCTCTCTTCTGACATCGCCCCGTTAGAAGACACGATCGAGGAAGACGAGGAAGACGATACCGACTTTTAA
- a CDS encoding LL-diaminopimelate aminotransferase (similar to AA sequence:cyanobase_aa:LBDG_43030), with the protein MATVNDNYLKLKAGYLFPEIARRVNAFAQLNPDAPIIRLGIGDVTEPLPEACRSVMVKAIEDMGDRSLFKGYGPEQGYEWLREKIAKFDFQARGCEIDASEIFVSDGSKCDSGNILEIFGHDNTIAVTDPVYPVYVDTNVMAGNTGDANEKGEYGGLVYLPISAENNFTAEIPSQKVDLVYLCFPNNPTGATATKEYLKAWVDYAKANGTIIFFDAAYEAYVTDPSLPRSIYEIEGARDCAIEFRSFSKNAGFTGTRCAFTVVPKTLTAKASDGSDVELWKLWNRRQSTKFNGVSYIVQRGAEAVYSEEGQAQIKQLVSFYLENAKIIREQLTAAGIAVYGGVNAPYVWVKTPDGLSSWDFFDKLLNACNVVGTPGSGFGAAGEGYFRISAFNSRENVVEAMKRITAKF; encoded by the coding sequence ATGGCAACCGTTAACGACAACTATTTGAAGCTGAAAGCTGGCTATTTGTTTCCCGAAATTGCGCGTCGGGTGAATGCCTTCGCACAATTGAATCCTGATGCGCCGATTATTCGGTTGGGAATTGGGGATGTGACTGAACCGCTGCCGGAGGCGTGTCGCAGTGTGATGGTGAAAGCGATCGAGGATATGGGCGATCGCAGTTTGTTTAAGGGCTATGGTCCTGAACAGGGGTACGAATGGCTGAGAGAGAAAATTGCCAAGTTCGATTTTCAGGCGCGGGGCTGTGAGATTGATGCGTCTGAGATTTTTGTGTCGGATGGTTCAAAGTGCGACAGCGGCAATATTTTGGAAATCTTTGGGCATGACAATACGATCGCGGTCACTGATCCGGTTTATCCCGTATATGTCGATACGAATGTGATGGCGGGAAATACTGGAGATGCTAATGAGAAAGGGGAATACGGCGGATTAGTGTATTTGCCAATTTCGGCTGAGAATAACTTTACGGCTGAGATTCCTTCGCAGAAAGTGGATTTGGTTTATCTCTGTTTTCCGAATAATCCGACGGGTGCAACTGCGACGAAGGAATATTTGAAAGCTTGGGTGGATTACGCGAAGGCGAATGGCACGATCATTTTCTTTGATGCAGCGTATGAAGCGTATGTGACTGATCCGAGTTTGCCGCGATCGATTTATGAGATTGAAGGAGCGCGGGATTGTGCGATCGAGTTTCGATCGTTCTCGAAGAATGCTGGATTTACTGGAACTCGATGCGCGTTCACGGTCGTTCCGAAAACGTTGACTGCGAAGGCTTCAGATGGTTCTGATGTGGAATTGTGGAAGCTTTGGAATCGTCGTCAATCGACTAAATTTAACGGTGTTTCTTACATTGTTCAACGAGGAGCAGAAGCGGTTTATTCCGAAGAAGGACAAGCTCAGATTAAGCAGTTAGTGAGTTTCTATCTGGAAAATGCCAAGATTATTCGCGAACAATTAACAGCAGCGGGAATTGCCGTCTATGGTGGCGTGAATGCTCCTTATGTTTGGGTGAAAACGCCAGATGGTTTATCGAGTTGGGATTTCTTCGATAAATTGCTGAATGCTTGTAATGTGGTCGGAACACCCGGATCGGGATTTGGTGCAGCGGGAGAAGGATATTTCCGAATTTCTGCATTTAATAGCCGTGAAAATGTGGTCGAAGCAATGAAGCGGATTACAGCAAAGTTCTAA
- a CDS encoding hypothetical protein (hypothetical protein MICAH_1960005;~similar to AA sequence:cyanobase_aa:LBDG_43000), which yields MDTRKRRARRNENTIPCACGCGNLIYQYGTDGRLRRFDRGHQFRGNTYGAKPYNLEALLELAEPLRPDCACGCGEKLEVPAFLQRKGKGIKTIQSYWKQHPYFEKHGLWETRTQSHIAASGHLSSEVLGLIYGTLLGDAAITYPNPHSRYPRLSWTHGETQKDWLRHKAEKLPLLRPKLKEVANGGYGKISHRCNTICHPELVDVFQIVKSSGTQKRVSEEWLHRITPEGLAWWYMDDGSLSLSPQGSSQIQIHTEGFSEPENQLLAEWLTQLGYPTQCKSYLRAATGTRYYYLWMGAATSRKWVTDLQQFSCPAMEYKFGEGRICPPRWG from the coding sequence ATGGATACCCGCAAGAGACGTGCGCGAAGGAATGAGAATACTATCCCCTGTGCCTGTGGTTGCGGCAACCTCATCTACCAATACGGAACCGATGGGCGACTGCGACGATTCGATCGAGGACATCAATTTCGCGGCAATACCTACGGCGCAAAACCCTACAATCTGGAAGCACTTTTGGAGCTTGCTGAACCTCTGCGACCCGACTGCGCCTGTGGATGCGGCGAGAAACTCGAAGTTCCAGCCTTTCTCCAGCGCAAGGGCAAAGGAATCAAAACGATTCAAAGCTACTGGAAACAGCATCCCTACTTCGAGAAACACGGACTCTGGGAAACGCGCACCCAAAGCCACATCGCTGCATCAGGACATCTCTCTTCTGAAGTTCTCGGACTTATCTATGGCACACTCCTGGGAGATGCCGCAATCACTTATCCCAACCCTCACAGTCGATATCCACGACTTTCCTGGACTCACGGAGAAACGCAAAAAGACTGGTTGCGGCACAAAGCTGAAAAGCTCCCACTCTTGCGACCTAAACTTAAAGAAGTCGCAAATGGAGGATATGGCAAGATTTCCCATCGCTGTAACACCATCTGCCACCCAGAACTCGTGGATGTCTTCCAAATCGTCAAATCTAGTGGAACTCAGAAACGAGTCTCGGAAGAATGGCTACACAGAATCACTCCAGAAGGACTCGCTTGGTGGTACATGGACGATGGTTCACTCAGCCTTAGTCCCCAAGGATCTTCCCAAATTCAAATTCACACAGAAGGATTCTCAGAGCCAGAAAATCAACTGCTTGCAGAATGGCTTACTCAGCTTGGCTATCCAACCCAATGCAAATCTTATCTACGAGCCGCAACTGGAACACGCTACTACTATCTTTGGATGGGAGCCGCCACATCTCGAAAATGGGTTACTGACCTACAGCAATTCTCCTGCCCAGCAATGGAGTACAAATTTGGAGAGGGTCGAATCTGTCCGCCCCGATGGGGTTGA
- a CDS encoding two component response regulator (similar to AA sequence:cyanobase_aa:SYNPCC7002_A0045) yields the protein MAIEAINITAWGKALTQTLSDLYEQRATGELFITSKTSAPWRLYFYAGCLVYATGGNHAVRRWYRALRQHCYPSCNTQWQPRLESNEIGWELDLLNHAIEQNQITDSQAKAILQTLAQEVIFSLMKQSKATAQWYTDRLIEPRLAFLPIEPILQTAIALQSNWEKFSLDKLSRTVSPNFLADLAPILRKPRQLEASVSPIIYHNLTRFLQGTHSLWDVSVAMQKPLPDILHALLPWIESDIIELQEISDLPLPVSQPEMPTFRPCSTAKALIACIDDSPLVGHTLSHVLNPLGYEVLPIANPLQGITTLLQRKPDLIFLDLIMPNTNGYELCTFLRKTSVFEKTPIVILTDNDTIIDRLRSKMVGSSEFLAKPIQPEKTIRIIQKHLGHGHDSSTIKSAQIAIA from the coding sequence ATGGCAATTGAAGCGATTAACATCACGGCATGGGGTAAAGCACTCACGCAGACTCTTTCCGATTTATACGAGCAGCGGGCAACAGGTGAGCTTTTTATCACCAGTAAGACCTCTGCTCCGTGGCGGCTTTACTTTTATGCAGGCTGTCTCGTCTACGCGACCGGAGGCAATCACGCCGTCCGTCGATGGTATCGCGCCCTCAGACAGCACTGCTATCCCTCCTGCAATACTCAGTGGCAACCTCGCCTAGAAAGCAACGAAATCGGTTGGGAACTCGACCTGTTAAATCATGCGATCGAGCAAAATCAAATCACTGATTCTCAAGCCAAAGCGATCTTACAAACGCTGGCTCAAGAAGTCATTTTTAGCCTAATGAAACAATCAAAAGCGACCGCACAATGGTACACCGATCGCTTAATTGAACCCCGGCTCGCTTTCTTACCGATTGAGCCGATTTTGCAAACCGCGATCGCGCTTCAATCAAATTGGGAGAAATTCAGTTTAGATAAGCTTTCTCGCACAGTTTCTCCAAACTTTTTGGCTGATCTTGCCCCTATTCTTCGTAAACCCAGACAGTTAGAAGCCAGCGTTTCTCCAATCATTTATCACAACTTAACCCGCTTTCTACAAGGGACTCACAGCCTGTGGGATGTCTCGGTTGCCATGCAAAAACCGCTTCCTGACATCCTTCATGCCCTCCTTCCCTGGATCGAATCCGACATCATCGAACTACAAGAAATCTCAGACCTTCCGCTGCCAGTTTCCCAGCCGGAAATGCCTACATTTCGACCCTGTTCTACCGCAAAAGCTTTGATTGCTTGTATCGATGATAGTCCGCTCGTCGGACATACCCTTTCACATGTCCTGAATCCACTAGGGTATGAAGTTTTGCCGATCGCGAATCCTCTCCAGGGCATCACAACGCTCCTCCAACGCAAGCCTGATCTGATTTTCCTTGATCTGATCATGCCAAATACAAACGGTTATGAACTCTGTACGTTCTTGAGAAAAACCTCTGTCTTTGAGAAAACCCCGATCGTGATTCTGACCGACAATGACACCATCATCGATCGACTGCGATCGAAAATGGTCGGCTCCTCCGAATTTCTCGCAAAACCGATTCAGCCTGAAAAAACGATTCGGATCATTCAGAAACACTTAGGGCACGGTCATGATTCTTCCACGATCAAATCTGCTCAGATTGCGATCGCGTAA